The segment ACGACGCTTTCTTCCTCTGCTCCACCGCCAGCGCCAAAAGCCGAGCTGTGGCCGCGGCTGCTGATTACGCAGCGACACCGATCCAGCTCCAAGCCATCGTCCACTACGCGACCTCCACGGTGGTCCCGCAACAGAACATGGCCGAGATCTCGATCTCTTTCAACGTCTTGAAAGAGCTAGCTCCGGCCAACTTCCTCGTCTTCGGACTGGGCCGCGACTCGCTCATGTGGGCTTCTCTCAACCCACGTGGCAAAACGTTGTTCCTCGAGGAAGATCTCGAGTGGTTCCAGAAAGTGACCAAAGACTCTCCTTTCCTCCGTGCGCATCACGTGCGTTACAGGACGCAGCTACAAGAAGCCGACAGGCTTCTACGCTCTTACAAAACGGAGCCGAGCTGTTTCCCGGCGAAATCTTATCTCCGAGGGAACGAGCGTTGCAAGCTCGCTCTCACTGGACTTCCTGATGAGTTCTACGATACCGAGTGGGATCTGATTATGGTCGACGCTCCTAAAGGCTACTTCGCCGAAGCTCCGGGAAGAATGGCG is part of the Brassica rapa cultivar Chiifu-401-42 chromosome A09, CAAS_Brap_v3.01, whole genome shotgun sequence genome and harbors:
- the LOC103839009 gene encoding probable methyltransferase At1g27930 translates to MSNLIPPEKRWIITTVLLAGLVGGALLFTSFLRAADDAFFLCSTASAKSRAVAAAADYAATPIQLQAIVHYATSTVVPQQNMAEISISFNVLKELAPANFLVFGLGRDSLMWASLNPRGKTLFLEEDLEWFQKVTKDSPFLRAHHVRYRTQLQEADRLLRSYKTEPSCFPAKSYLRGNERCKLALTGLPDEFYDTEWDLIMVDAPKGYFAEAPGRMAAIYSAAVMARNRKKPGVTHVFLHDVNRRVEKTFANEFLCRKYRVHAAGRLWHFAIPPVAANATIDGGDYRFC